The following proteins are co-located in the Fluviicola sp. genome:
- a CDS encoding glyceraldehyde-3-phosphate dehydrogenase yields the protein MEAALGYEKELNMHVQKERAAVKLSSHVGELLYDKGIELVLFRNHLTDTTISEILNLHEYAKNVVKKPIDIETTAALAEELLKMDLAPAKIDIGKLSSEWIAEGSAYDSKASFVAAKLGNFSSASGSLEPRDVVLYGFGRIGRLAARELIKQAGKGQQLRLRAIVTRGASDKDIVKRAALLRSDSVHGAFKGSVVEDLDNKTLIINGQIVHMIDASNPEEVDYTKYGINNALVIDNTGVYTNREALSKHMAAKGVSKVLLTAPGKEIPNVVYGINQGTLDVENETIYSAASCTTNAISPVLKVVNDAFGIVKGHIETVHAYTNDQNLLDNMHKSSRRGRSAAINMVITSTGAGAAVTKVIPDLKDKLTANAVRVPTPNGSLAILSLELKNGTTIEDVNNVVRKASLEGDLVNQIFYSYDPELVSSDIIGNTCCSVYDSHATIVSPDGKNVVLYTWYDNEFGYTKQVIRLAKHITKVQRLIYY from the coding sequence ATGGAAGCTGCATTAGGCTATGAAAAAGAGTTAAACATGCACGTTCAAAAAGAACGCGCTGCTGTTAAATTGTCAAGTCACGTTGGTGAATTGCTTTATGACAAAGGAATCGAATTGGTTTTGTTCCGTAATCACCTTACAGACACTACGATTTCCGAGATCCTGAACTTGCACGAATATGCAAAGAACGTTGTAAAGAAACCTATCGACATTGAGACAACAGCTGCTTTGGCAGAAGAGTTGTTGAAGATGGATTTGGCTCCGGCTAAAATCGACATCGGTAAATTATCCAGCGAGTGGATTGCCGAAGGAAGTGCTTATGATTCAAAAGCTTCTTTCGTTGCTGCTAAATTGGGGAATTTCTCCAGTGCTTCCGGTTCTTTGGAACCAAGAGACGTAGTTTTGTATGGTTTCGGGCGTATCGGGCGTTTGGCCGCTCGTGAGTTGATCAAACAAGCTGGTAAAGGTCAGCAATTGCGTTTGCGTGCGATCGTTACACGCGGTGCAAGTGACAAAGACATCGTAAAACGTGCTGCTTTGTTGCGTTCTGATTCTGTTCACGGTGCTTTCAAAGGAAGTGTTGTAGAAGATTTGGATAACAAAACATTGATCATCAACGGACAAATCGTTCACATGATCGACGCTTCCAACCCGGAAGAAGTGGATTACACCAAATATGGGATCAATAACGCATTGGTTATCGATAACACAGGTGTTTACACAAACCGCGAAGCTTTATCCAAACACATGGCTGCCAAAGGAGTTTCCAAAGTGCTTTTGACTGCTCCGGGGAAAGAAATTCCAAACGTAGTTTACGGAATCAACCAGGGAACATTGGACGTAGAGAACGAAACGATTTATTCTGCTGCTTCTTGTACAACCAACGCGATCTCCCCTGTTCTTAAAGTTGTAAACGACGCTTTCGGAATCGTAAAAGGACACATCGAAACAGTTCACGCATACACGAATGACCAGAACTTGCTGGATAACATGCACAAATCTTCCCGCCGCGGACGTTCTGCTGCTATCAACATGGTAATCACGTCAACAGGTGCAGGTGCTGCTGTAACGAAAGTAATTCCTGATTTGAAAGATAAATTGACTGCAAACGCAGTTCGTGTACCAACTCCAAACGGATCATTGGCTATCCTTTCTTTGGAATTGAAAAACGGAACAACTATCGAGGACGTTAACAACGTAGTCAGAAAAGCTTCTTTGGAAGGTGATTTGGTAAACCAGATCTTCTACTCTTACGATCCGGAATTGGTATCCAGCGATATCATCGGGAATACGTGTTGTTCCGTATACGATTCTCACGCAACAATTGTATCTCCTGACGGAAAGAACGTAGTTCTTTATACGTGGTACGATAACGAGTTCGGATATACCAAACAAGTTATCCGCCTGGCGAAACACATTACAAAAGTTCAGCGTTTGATTTATTATTAA
- a CDS encoding trypsin-like peptidase domain-containing protein, which yields MNNSLKYLGLGIVGGMVPFAFGFLLSHSYDTPLSEQVIDGNRLARTVSYTGMPPVEGASFVDASENTINSVVHVTTKVVRTQVQRDPFYEFFYGPGTGGREYKQYGSGSGSGVIVSSEGYIVTNNHVIQDASEIEVILNDNSKYTATVIGTDPSTDIAVLKIDAPGLKPIAIGNSDDLRVGEWVLAVGNPFNLTSTVTAGIVSAKARNINLLSDRTSNSNVPIESFIQTDAAVNPGNSGGALVNTKGELIGINTAIASQTGSYTGYSFAVPVNLVNKVMRDIIDFGIVQRAYLGVQIADINQEIKEKNKLPSTRGVFISGVTEEGGADKAGVKKNWVILKVGSRDVNSVASLQEEIGKRRPGDKVNLTLRTEDGTEVIKEILLRSVDGETALKSKEEMSKTTALGGTFSELTSKEKKELNISYGVKVKALEPGKLKSSGLTEGDIITKINQTQIESVEQLTRLLNTSKGGVLLEIVSESGKKEYVGFGL from the coding sequence ATGAACAACTCATTGAAATACCTAGGACTGGGAATTGTTGGTGGAATGGTTCCATTTGCTTTCGGTTTCCTGTTATCTCACAGCTACGATACCCCTCTTTCAGAACAGGTAATTGATGGTAATCGTTTAGCAAGAACAGTATCTTATACCGGAATGCCTCCAGTAGAAGGCGCATCTTTCGTAGATGCTTCCGAAAACACGATCAACTCGGTCGTACACGTAACTACCAAAGTCGTGCGCACACAAGTTCAGCGCGATCCTTTTTATGAATTCTTTTATGGCCCTGGAACCGGGGGACGTGAGTACAAGCAATACGGAAGCGGTTCAGGTTCTGGAGTGATTGTTTCCAGTGAAGGATATATCGTCACAAACAACCACGTGATCCAGGATGCTTCTGAAATCGAAGTCATTTTGAACGATAACTCGAAATATACGGCAACTGTTATCGGGACCGATCCATCGACCGATATCGCCGTTTTGAAAATCGATGCACCGGGATTGAAACCGATCGCTATCGGGAACAGCGACGATTTACGTGTCGGAGAATGGGTATTGGCAGTTGGAAACCCGTTCAACCTGACTTCCACAGTTACAGCAGGTATTGTCAGTGCAAAAGCAAGAAATATCAATTTATTGTCTGACAGAACAAGCAACTCCAACGTTCCGATCGAATCATTTATCCAGACTGATGCTGCTGTAAACCCAGGAAACTCCGGTGGAGCATTGGTAAACACAAAAGGTGAACTGATCGGGATCAACACGGCTATCGCTTCCCAGACAGGTTCGTACACAGGATACAGCTTCGCAGTTCCGGTAAACCTGGTGAATAAAGTAATGCGTGACATCATAGATTTCGGGATCGTACAACGCGCTTACCTGGGAGTTCAGATCGCTGATATCAACCAGGAAATCAAAGAAAAAAACAAACTGCCATCTACCCGCGGAGTTTTCATTTCCGGAGTTACGGAAGAAGGTGGAGCAGATAAAGCCGGTGTGAAGAAAAACTGGGTGATTCTCAAAGTAGGTTCCAGAGATGTAAACTCCGTAGCTTCTTTGCAGGAAGAGATCGGGAAACGCAGACCTGGTGACAAGGTAAACCTGACGTTGAGAACAGAAGACGGAACGGAAGTTATCAAGGAAATCCTGTTGCGATCTGTTGACGGAGAAACGGCTTTGAAATCAAAGGAAGAAATGAGCAAAACGACTGCTTTGGGCGGAACTTTTTCTGAATTGACCTCCAAAGAGAAAAAAGAACTGAATATCAGCTACGGCGTAAAGGTAAAAGCGTTGGAACCGGGTAAATTAAAATCAAGCGGATTGACTGAAGGTGACATCATTACCAAGATCAATCAAACACAGATTGAATCCGTGGAGCAGTTAACGAGGCTCTTGAACACCAGCAAAGGCGGAGTTCTTTTGGAAATTGTTTCGGAAAGCGGCAAAAAAGAATACGTAGGCTTCGGTTTATAA
- the dapF gene encoding diaminopimelate epimerase — translation MDLRFVKYQGTGNDFVMIDNRSGEWSDLSVSAVRKLCDRRFGIGADGLIKINSIEGYDFEVDYYNSDGSKSFCGNGARCSVAFAHELGITADSVSFMAIDGAHEAVKKDGLVHLKMNDVLSIDDTQKEFVLNTGSPHFIHFTENVADFDIVSYGKQIRYSDAYKLEGINVNAIHQLDDHTFEIRTYERGVEDETLSCGTGVTAAALALGRKNQLSGDFEYQVKSQGGDLSVKFTVSGTGFTNVWLIGPAESVFKGEVDV, via the coding sequence ATGGATTTACGTTTTGTAAAATATCAGGGAACGGGGAACGATTTTGTTATGATCGATAATCGTTCGGGTGAGTGGAGTGATTTATCTGTTTCTGCGGTCCGGAAATTGTGTGATCGCCGGTTTGGAATCGGTGCTGACGGACTGATCAAAATCAATTCAATAGAAGGATACGATTTCGAAGTAGATTACTACAATTCGGACGGTTCCAAAAGCTTTTGCGGGAACGGTGCACGCTGCTCGGTGGCTTTTGCCCACGAACTTGGAATTACAGCCGATTCGGTTTCTTTCATGGCTATTGACGGTGCCCATGAAGCCGTAAAGAAAGACGGGTTGGTTCATTTGAAAATGAATGACGTCTTATCAATCGACGATACTCAAAAAGAATTTGTACTGAATACCGGTTCGCCTCATTTTATCCATTTCACGGAAAATGTGGCCGATTTTGATATTGTTTCTTACGGAAAGCAGATCCGATACTCAGATGCTTACAAGCTGGAAGGAATCAACGTGAATGCGATTCACCAGCTGGACGACCATACGTTTGAAATTCGCACGTATGAGCGCGGAGTAGAAGATGAAACGCTGAGTTGCGGAACCGGGGTAACGGCTGCTGCTCTTGCTTTGGGAAGAAAGAACCAATTATCGGGAGATTTTGAATACCAGGTAAAATCCCAGGGTGGCGATCTTTCGGTAAAATTTACCGTTTCAGGAACCGGATTTACAAATGTCTGGCTGATCGGTCCCGCAGAATCCGTATTTAAAGGAGAGGTGGATGTCTGA
- a CDS encoding RNA polymerase sigma factor RpoD/SigA, translated as MRQLKITKSITNRESQSLDKYLQDIGKEELITAEEEVELARKIKQGDQRALEKLTRANLRFVVSVAKQYQNQGLTLPDLINEGNLGLIKAAQKFDETRGFKFISYAVWWIRQSILQALAEQARIVRLPLNQVGSLNKINKAFSRLEQEFERPPSAEELAEALEVPEDKIKESLNVSGRHVSMDAPLSSSEDGGTLMDVMANTDSPKADHALMAESLQREIERSLSTLTDKEREIIRLFFGIGMNHGLTLEEIGAKFNLTRERVRQIKEKAIRRLRHTSRNKLLKAYLG; from the coding sequence ATGAGACAACTTAAGATTACAAAATCGATTACCAATCGTGAGAGCCAGTCATTAGACAAGTATCTTCAGGACATTGGTAAAGAAGAGCTAATCACCGCCGAGGAAGAAGTAGAATTGGCGCGAAAAATCAAACAAGGCGATCAACGAGCACTAGAGAAATTAACCCGTGCAAACTTACGTTTCGTCGTGTCTGTAGCAAAACAGTATCAAAATCAAGGATTGACATTACCCGATCTTATCAACGAAGGGAATTTAGGTTTGATCAAAGCTGCACAGAAGTTTGACGAAACGCGTGGATTTAAGTTCATCTCGTACGCTGTTTGGTGGATTCGTCAATCTATCTTACAAGCATTGGCAGAGCAAGCACGTATTGTTCGCCTACCTTTAAATCAAGTTGGTTCCTTAAACAAGATCAACAAAGCATTTTCAAGACTGGAACAAGAATTCGAAAGACCTCCTTCAGCGGAAGAATTAGCAGAGGCTTTGGAAGTTCCGGAAGATAAAATCAAGGAAAGCTTAAATGTTTCCGGTCGTCACGTATCTATGGATGCTCCTCTTTCTTCTTCCGAAGATGGTGGTACATTGATGGATGTTATGGCAAACACGGATTCACCGAAAGCTGACCATGCATTGATGGCTGAATCGCTTCAAAGAGAGATCGAGCGTTCATTGAGCACTTTGACAGATAAAGAACGTGAAATTATCCGTTTGTTCTTCGGAATCGGGATGAACCACGGTTTGACGCTGGAAGAGATCGGTGCCAAGTTTAACCTGACACGTGAGCGTGTCCGACAAATTAAGGAGAAGGCGATCAGACGTCTTCGACATACTTCTCGAAATAAGTTATTGAAAGCATATTTAGGATAA
- a CDS encoding GNAT family protein yields the protein MSLTGKSIFLRAVEKEDATKLMLWENNPKHWKITGTEVPFSFSSILEYIDQAQHIRTHGQLRLMICLNGTKEPVGAIDLYQVDFKHLRAAVGILIADEDNKNHGYAFEALTILEKYAAQILALHNLHCSIHSDNLASVGLFEKAGFVRVGIRKEWYLEKGIWLDEILYQKCLERKETRNL from the coding sequence ATGAGTTTAACCGGTAAGTCCATTTTCCTGCGTGCTGTTGAAAAAGAGGATGCAACGAAGTTGATGCTTTGGGAAAATAATCCCAAACACTGGAAGATTACCGGAACAGAAGTACCTTTTTCTTTTTCATCGATTCTTGAATACATTGACCAGGCGCAGCATATCCGCACGCATGGACAGTTGAGGCTGATGATTTGCCTGAATGGTACGAAGGAACCGGTTGGTGCCATTGATCTTTACCAGGTCGATTTCAAACACCTTCGAGCGGCAGTAGGTATTTTGATTGCCGATGAAGACAACAAGAACCATGGTTATGCTTTTGAAGCACTGACGATCCTGGAAAAATACGCGGCACAAATTTTAGCTTTACACAACCTGCATTGTTCCATTCACAGTGACAACCTGGCGAGTGTTGGCTTGTTTGAAAAAGCAGGTTTCGTAAGAGTAGGAATACGCAAAGAATGGTACCTGGAGAAAGGTATTTGGTTGGATGAAATTTTATATCAGAAATGTCTGGAAAGAAAAGAAACAAGAAACTTGTAA
- the mltG gene encoding endolytic transglycosylase MltG → MSGKKRNKKLVIASLAVIFIAVAVVFGWTPLMIYMKKTSNNKEARVVIDNRRSLEEIAGDLKQAGVINDEDAFLSMANYKKLTVESIEPGMYAFPAGTSYRDLLNSLKSGSFEVEVVVTFNNCKTIHDLCAKVSESIMVDSTELEDYITSQETLNKYGFTLEQVPALFMPNSYRMYYDTNKEAFLERMAKEFKNFWTPARMAKLKEVGLKSPSQAVTLASIVYGEQSKNASEWPIIARLYLNRLNTGMKLQSDPTFKFCWGDQLEGVQRLTYEHRNKDCPYNTYLYAGLPPGPISMPPTGVVEAVLNPDNNDYLYMCAQPNYDGLHNFAKDYADHAKYAAEFQKWLASEIANQ, encoded by the coding sequence ATGTCTGGAAAGAAAAGAAACAAGAAACTTGTAATTGCATCACTTGCAGTAATATTTATTGCAGTAGCAGTGGTGTTCGGTTGGACACCTTTAATGATTTACATGAAAAAAACTTCCAATAATAAGGAAGCGCGTGTGGTGATTGACAACCGCCGTTCTCTGGAAGAAATTGCCGGAGATTTGAAGCAGGCGGGAGTGATCAACGATGAAGATGCGTTTCTGTCCATGGCGAACTACAAGAAACTGACTGTTGAGAGCATTGAACCGGGAATGTACGCTTTCCCTGCCGGGACTTCCTACCGCGATTTACTGAATTCCCTGAAGAGCGGAAGTTTTGAGGTGGAAGTCGTTGTAACGTTCAATAACTGCAAGACCATTCACGATTTGTGTGCGAAAGTTTCAGAATCCATTATGGTGGACAGCACGGAACTGGAAGATTACATCACCTCCCAGGAGACTTTAAACAAATACGGATTTACCCTGGAGCAGGTTCCGGCTCTGTTTATGCCGAATTCCTACAGAATGTATTACGACACGAACAAAGAAGCTTTCCTGGAGCGCATGGCAAAAGAATTTAAGAATTTCTGGACACCGGCTCGCATGGCTAAATTAAAGGAAGTGGGGCTGAAATCGCCTTCCCAGGCCGTTACATTGGCTTCCATCGTATACGGAGAGCAATCCAAAAATGCATCCGAATGGCCGATTATTGCCCGTTTGTACCTGAATCGCCTGAACACGGGAATGAAACTTCAGTCAGATCCAACGTTTAAATTTTGCTGGGGAGACCAATTGGAAGGTGTGCAGCGTTTGACTTACGAACACCGAAACAAAGATTGTCCTTACAATACGTATTTGTATGCAGGATTGCCTCCCGGACCAATTTCCATGCCGCCGACGGGAGTAGTGGAAGCCGTTTTGAACCCGGATAACAACGATTATTTATACATGTGTGCTCAACCGAATTACGACGGATTGCACAATTTTGCGAAAGACTATGCAGATCACGCAAAATATGCTGCAGAATTCCAAAAATGGTTAGCATCCGAAATTGCCAATCAATAA